A region from the Medicago truncatula cultivar Jemalong A17 chromosome 6, MtrunA17r5.0-ANR, whole genome shotgun sequence genome encodes:
- the LOC11408817 gene encoding uncharacterized protein — translation MDLLPPIGLKFPKSVIQEIIDELEFKKRQRETPLQRTTLTANKTITHVCFLATLLKIGRFEFMPRNEVNLVAHCYFEHQKFLWGMLDKSTNIKYKIEIMWQDISAIRIVDEDKKPGILEIELIKVPTFYHHINSMWESSQDFTDGHAAICRRHYLEFPPKVNFKKLLQSNKHLLELSQRPFPSLDSSFFGIPLITPPSLIYSTPPVSVNNHFHNPCPNFLSAPNTC, via the exons ATGGATCTCCTACCACCAATTGGATTGAAATTCCCAAAGAGTGTCATCCAagaaataattgatgaattggaGTTTAAGAAAAGACAAAGAGAGACTCCTTTGCAAAGAACTACATTAACGGCAAACAAAACAATCACACATGTATGTTTTCTGGCTACTTTGCTCAAGATTGGAAGATTCGAG TTTATGCCTCGAAATGAAGTAAACTTGGTGGCCCATTGTTACTTTGAACATCAAAAATTTCTGTGGGGGATGTTAGATAAAAGCACAAACATAAAgtacaaaattgaaataatgtGGCAAGACATTTCAGCTATTCGAATTGTTGATGAAGATAAAAAACCTGGAATTCTTGAAATTGAG TTAATAAAGGTACCCACATTCTATCACCATATTAATTCCATGTGGGAATCATCACAAGACTTCACTGATGGTCATGCTGCCATATgcag GAGACACTACCTTGAATTTCCTCCTAAAGTAAACTTTAAGAAGCTGTTGCAATCTAATAAGCACTTATTAGAGTTGAGCCAAAGACCTTTTCCAAGTTTGGATTCTTCATTTTTTGGTATACCATTAATTACACCACCATCTCTGATATATTCAACTCCTCCAGTATCAGTCAATAATCATTTCCATAATCCTTGCCCTAATTTTTTGTCAGCTCCCAACACTTGTTAG
- the LOC11407686 gene encoding F-box/kelch-repeat protein At3g23880: MTTMTGRKRGGTSTRTLTQLPPTNSPPLLPFDLVAEILCCLPVKHLLQLRCVCKSWNSLISHDSKFAKNHLRLSTSNHDRHDLILVSAAPLFYLSGCSISSIFSSAASFTSFKWLNNHRLILNLKGDYIGRVTTCDGMVCVRIDESLAFLCNPSIRKFKILPPLINPSQKYLQTSFTLVYDRFTSNYKIIALSVRDYYQKNREINVHTLGTDYWKGIHDFPNRHLIQGPGIFLSDSLHWLPYDGRSGSSGKVIVSLHLQKESYQELSHPLYDIQSETDNTLGMLRDCLCIFSNSDKFFDVWIMKEYGNGQSWTKLLSVPQMGDAYIYILTKPLYISEHDQVLMYFMKRRKFSLAVYDSINDTYKIPEIQGNIQVPMEGRFYFPYVYIESLISPFFQD; the protein is encoded by the coding sequence ATGACGACGATGACAGGTCGCAAACGAGGAGGAACCTCAACCAGAACCCTAACACAACTGCCTCCCACTAACTCTCCTCCGTTACTTCCATTCGATCTTGTGGCAGAAATCCTATGCTGTCTCCCTGTGAAACACCTCCTTCAACTCCGTTGCGTTTGCAAGTCCTGGAATTCTCTTATCTCCCATGATTCCAAATTCGCCAAGAACCACCTTCGTTTGTCCACCTCCAACCACGACCGCCACGACCTAATCTTAGTCTCTGCTGCGCCCTTGTTCTACTTATCTGGATGCTCAATCTCCTCTATTTTCAGTTCCGCTGCATCCTTTACCAGTTTCAAGTGGCTCAATAACCATCGTCTGATTCTTAATCTTAAGGGAGACTATATTGGGAGAGTTACCACTTGTGATGGCATGGTCTGTGTTAGGATCGATGAGTCTTTAGCTTTTCTGTGTAACCCTTCCATTCGTAAATTCAAGATATTGCCTCCTTTGATAAATCCAAgccaaaaatatttacaaaccTCATTTACCTTAGTCTATGATCGTTTCACTTCTAATTATAAGATTATCGCTCTTTCTGTACGCGATTATTAtcaaaaaaacagagaaattaATGTTCATACTTTGGGTACCGATTATTGGAAAGGGATTCATGATTTCCCAAATCGTCACCTCATTCAAGGACCGGGAATATTTTTGAGTGACTCGCTTCATTGGTTGCCATATGATGGTCGTAGTGGTAGTTCTGGAAAGGTCATTGTTTCTCTTCATTTGCAGAAGGAGTCTTATCAAGAGCTTTCTCACCCTCTTTATGATATCCAATCTGAAACTGACAATACCTTGGGGATGTTGAGGGATTGTTTGTGCATTTTTTCTAATAGTGACAAGTTTTTTGATGTTTGGATCATGAAGGAATATGGAAATGGACAATCTTGGACTAAATTGTTAAGTGTTCCTCAAATGGGAGatgcttatatatatatcttaactAAACCATTATATATTTCTGAGCATGACCAAGTGCTGATGTATTTTATGAAGAGGAGGAAATTTAGTTTGGCTGTCTATGATTCCATAAATGATACTTATAAGATTCCTGAAATTCAAGGCAACATCCAAGTTCCGATGGAAGGAAGATTCTATTTTCCATACGTCTACATTGAGAGTTTGATATCACCTTTTTTTCAGGATTAG